The stretch of DNA ATCCTTGATAGCGAAGCGTTCGCCTCCAAGACGAAACTTTTGTTTGACAAGAAATGTTTTCATCAACACCTCCAAAAATCAAAAGACAAGCTCATATCACGAAGGGCGAAAAACCGCGGTACCACCTTCATTCAATGAACTTGTCATTCTCTTATTCTTATGCAATTGTTAAATTGAGTAGCATGACTTCCTAGCTTAGATGGCTCGCAGCACCGCCATTTCTCTGGACTAAGACAAGAGAAAATCAATTCTCAACTTTCTTATTATAACGTTTTTTTAAGCTTGCGTCAACTGGAAATCATTCCCATTGAATCAGACCAATTACCTGTATCTTTGATTACTCTTTCAGGCGAACAAAATTAGCCAATATAATTGTTGATATTAAACAAATCCAAAATAACATATCACTCTCTCGCTTTAATATTATCTAGACTGTCAATTGCATATCTACATTCTTTAAGATAAAGCAAACTAATAACAAAACCTAAATGTAAAATCATTCATTAATCAATTCCTCAATTTCCTTTATCCCTTCAAATTCTCCAACACTTTCGAAAAGTTCTATAGCTCGTTTGAAATGTGTGTTGGATAATTCCGTATCTTCCAAGGCTAAATAGATTTCACCTAACCCTCTATAGCTACAAGCTTGAGAAATTACATCATCAGTCTCTAAAGATTGTTCCAATGACAGATTCATGAATGTAAGAGCCTCATCAAGATTGTTTAATTTAAATCTCACATAGCCCTGTTCGTAATTATTCACAGCTTTCTTTAGATTATCATTTGGAAAATGCTCTTCAACTATCTTCTCTTCATCTTCAATAAGTTTTAAAGCCTTATGAAAATCCCCCTGATCTCTGTAGATCATAGCTAATTGATGTAAGCCAATGTGTTCATTTTCTTTATCTTCATTTTGTTGCGCTAATAAAATGTATTTCTCAAAGATATGGGTACATGAAACATAGTCTTTTTCTGCTAACAATAAATATCCCATCAAATTTAAAAGACTAAAATCCGCACAGGTATCAATGGAAAACTCTTGTTCAACTAACTTTTTAGCTTCTGATATTTTTCCTTCCAGAAACAAGTTCCAAGCTGTATCAATTTTAGAGTCCATCTATTTCCCCCTTCAACTACAAACAACCTTCATAAAATAGAATCACTCAACAAGAATATATTATTCTCTATCTATTGAGGCTTAATCTTATAAACCATTAATCTGCATTAAAATAATCATAAACCTCTTTAAAGAGAGTCGGCAATATTCCTTGCTCTTCTTTGTCTAAATTATATTCAGAAACTAGCTCATCCATATAGTCAAATACAGTGAAATGTTTTTTTATTCCATTCATAACAAGCGCAAATTTCAAATCATTAAGTTCAGTTTTATTAAACTCTTTTAACTTCTTCATATCAATTCTAGTGATTGGATGAGAAATACCATCTAGAGTACTATAAATCGTTTTTCCTAGTAAATAATCTGTCGTGGTATCAAATAATTTTGCTAATTTGACAACGGCGTCTAAATTAGGCTCTAAAGTTCCATTCTCCCAACGAAAATAAGTACCTTGTTATACACCAATCATCTCAGAAATTTGTACCTGAGTTAACTTCTTGATCTTTCTCAGTTCCTTAAGACGAGCTCTAAAAAAATCATTATTAAACATTGTATCCTCTCAAATATTCTAAACGGTATAAAACGGAATTATTCCATAAGGAATATTTATTTGAAGATTAAAGATTCTATTGAGAATATTATAGCATAAAAGGAGGTAAAAGCGTATGTAGCTAGTAGTCAATTTTAAAAATTTTAATGAAGCAATTTTAATGAAGGAGATAGAATTCAACAAATAAAAAAATCTTGAAATAAATGCGCCGTTATTTCACTTATCACTATTTTTATCCTCAATTTTCATATTACTAAACACAGCAACTATCATAGAAAAACATACAGTTACAAAAATTGCCTTCTATTTTTTAAAAAACGAACCAGCTCTAACTGATTCGTTTTCTTACGTTCTACTCCTACTTCCGATACATTTTAAACTGTAGGAAGAGGTCGCTGTATTTGCCTGTCCATTTATGGTCAAATTTCTCATAAACTTCTAGGTGTTTCATGGTTTCAGGATCTGGATAGAAGGCCTTGTCTTCTTTCTTCTCCTCTGGGAGTAATTCCTTAGCTGGTAGGTTTGGTGTTGAATAGCCTACATACTCCGCATTTTTGAGAGCATTTTCAGGTTTCAACATAAAGTTAATAAAGGCATAGGCTGCGTCTTGGTTTTTAACTGTTTTGGGAATGACCATATTGTCAAACCAAAGGTTGCTGGCCTCAGTCGGTACCACATAGCGTAGATTTTCATTTTTTTCTAGCATTTGGCTAGCTTCACCAGAGAAGGTCACGCCGATAGCAGCATTATTCTGAATCATGTAACCCTTCATCTCGTCCGCCACAATAGCCTTGATATTTGGAGTCAGTTTGTAGAGCTTGTCCACTGTCTCTTCCAACTGCTGGGTGTCCTTGGAGTTGAGGCTGTAGTCTAGCGAGTTGAGTCCTAGTCCCAGTACCTCACGCGCCCCATCAAAGAGCATGATAGAGTTCTTATACTCTGGCTTCCAAAGGTCATCCCAATGTTCAGGCGCTTCCTCTACCATGGTTTCATTGTAGACAATTCCCAAGGTTCCCCAGAAGTAAGGGATGGAGAATTTATTGCCTGGGTCAAAGGACTGGTTGAGGAACTCTGGTCCGATATTTTCAAGACCTTCAAGTTTTGAATAGTCAAGCGGTACCAAGAGGTCTTCGTCCTTCATCTTGTTAATCATGTATTCACTAGGAATGGTAATATCGTAGGTCGTTCCACCCTGCTTGATTTTGGTATACATGGCTTCGTTGGAGTCAAAGGTCTCATACTGGACTTGGATGCCTGTTTCTTCTGTGAATTGCTCCAATAGTTCAGGATCGATATAGTCCCCCCAGTTGTAGATAACCAGTTTTTGACTATCTCGGCTATTGATTTTACTATCGAGATGAGTCGCAATTCCCCACAAGACGAGGATAATGGCTACAATTCCTGCTAAAAATGAATAGAGTTTTTTCATGCTTTCTCCTCCTTCTCACGAGAGATAAAGTAATATCCAACCACTAGGATAATACTAAAGAGAAAGACAAGGGCAGACAGGGCATTGATTTCTAGTGAAATCCCCTTACGAGCACGAGAGTAAATCTCGACTGACAAGGTTGAAAAGCCATTTCCCGTTACAAAGAAGGTTACGGCAAAGTCATCTAGTGAATAGGTGAAGGCCATGAAATAACCTGCAATGATAGACGGAGTCAGGTAAGGAAGCATGATTTCCTTGAACATCTGAAATTGACTGGCACCAAGGTCATAGGCCGCATGAATCATGTCGCCATTCATTTCCTTAAGACGTGGCAAGACCATCAAGACCACGATAGGAATGGAGAAGGCCACGTGACTAGATAGAACGGTCAAAAAGCCAAGTGAAAACTTGAGTTGGGTAAAGAGAATCAAGAAGCTGGCACCAATCATAACATCAGGCGCAACCATGAGGATATTATTGAGTGAAAGAAAGGCTTCTTGGTATTTCTTACGAGATTGGTAAATATAAATGGCACCAAAAGTCCCGATAATGGTCGCAATCAAGGCTGACAGGAAGGCCAAGAAAAAGGTCTGAGTCACAATTAACATAAGGCGACCATCGCCAAACATGGTTTTAAAATGACTCAAACTAAAGCCTGTAAAGCTATTCATGTCGTTGCCTGCATTAAAGGCATAGCCAATCAAGTAAAATATTGGCAGGTAGAGGACAAGAAAGACCAGTCCCAGATATAGATTGGCAAATTTTTTCATCGTTCTCTCCTTTCCTTGGTAACCCACATGGTGATGAACATGGTCAGGATGAGAATTACACCGATGGTTGAACCCATACCGTAGTTGTCATTGGTTAGGAAATTCTGTTCAATAGCCGTTCCCAGCGTAATAACACGGTTCCCACCAATCAAACGGGTCAGCATGAAGAGACTCAAGCTGGGGATAAAGACCGACTGAACTCCACTTCGCACACCATTCATAGACAGAGGGAAGATGACATGTCGGAAGGTCTCCCACTTGGTCGCACCGAGGTCATAGCTGGCATTGATGAGATTGTTATCCATATCGTCCAAGACATTGAAGATTGGCAATATCATAAAAGGAAGCTCGATGTAGCTTGCGACAAAGATAAAGGAGAAATCGGTAAAGAGCAACTGTTGCGAACCAATTCCGATAAATTCCAAGAATTGGTTAATAGAGCCATTTTGACCAAAAATTCCGATAAAGGCATAAGCTTTAAGAAGAAGGTTGATCCAGGTTGGTAAAATAATCAGCATGAGCCAGAGTTGACGGTGCTTGAGACGAGTCAAAAAGAGGGCTGTTGGATAGCTGATAAGCAAGGTCACAAAGGTCACAATTCCTGCATAAAGTACAGAGTTAAAGCTCATTTTGAGGTAGGTCAAGTTTTGTGACGCAAAGTAGGATTTATAATTTTCTAAACTAAACTGGCCTTCGATATTGAAAAAGGATTGTCCGAAAATCAAGACCAAGGGTGCCAGGACAAAGAGTGCAATCCAGAGCATGTAGGGCACTACAAAGAGTTTAGAGCTTGTTTTCTTCATCTCTTTCCTCCTCGATTGCATTGATCAGACCTGCTTCTTGCTCTTCAATTTCCACGTATTCTTCGATACGGGCATCGAACTCTTCTTCGGTTTCGTTGAGACGCATGATATGGATGTCTTCTGGCTCAAAGTCCAAACCGATTTCCTCACCCACGATGGCCTTACGGGTTGAGTGGATTATCCATTCATTTCCAAGTTCGTCATAGGCGATAATTTCATAGTGCACCCCACGGAAGAGCTGGGTATCGACCTTAACTTGGAGCTTGCCTTCTTCAGGAAGGGTAATCCGCAAGTCCTCTGGACGAATCACGACCTCAACAGGTTCATTTGGCTTCATCCCACCATCGACCGCTTCGAAGCGTTTGCCGTTAAACTCAACCAAGTAGTCCTCAATCATGGTTCCTGGCAAGATATTTGACTCACCGATAAAGGTGGCAACAAAGTGGTTAATCGGCTCGTCGTAGATGTCCACAGGTGTTCCTGACTGGACAATCTCACCATCGTTCATAACAAAAATCCAGTCACTCATAGCCAGGGCTTCTTCCTGATCGTGAGTGACAAAGACAAAGGTAATGCCCAATCGTTGTTGCAGTTCACGCAGTTCATACTGCATGTCTGTTCTCAATTTCAAGTCCAGCGCTGATAAAGGCTCGTCTAGCAAGACCACACGGGGTTGGTTGATGATGGCGCGGGCAATGGCCACACGCTGACGTTGTCCTCCAGAAAGTTTACGAATAGAACGTTTTTCGTACCCTTCCAACTGAACCATCTTGAGAACTTCCGCTACGCGTTGCTCGATTTCTTTCTTGTCAATCTTGCGCAAGCGTAGTGGAAAGGCAACATTTTCAAACACATTCATATGTGGAAACAAGGCATAGGATTGGAAGACCGTATGGACGTCTCGCTTGTTGGTTGGGATGTCATTGATACGGACACCGTCCAATAAAATATCTCCTGTCGTCGCATCCAGTAAACCTGCAATAATGTTAAGGATAGTTGATTTCCCTGAACCAGACGCGCCTAGAAGGGTGTAGAATTTCCCTTCTTCCAACTCAAAGTTGATATCTTTGAGAACCTTGGTGTTGCTGTCTTCAAAAACTTTAGAGACGTTTTTGAATTCAATAATTGGTTTTTTCAATTGTCATTTATTCCTTCTTTTTCATAGATTAACAGATCAGGGCTCTGTCAGGCCGCTACTACCTCGTGTAGGAGATTGAACTGCCTACATTCTTCTGCACTAACGATAGGCTTTCACCCCCTTTCCATGACATAGCAGCAGCTTTTCAACTACAGCTTCCTACATGCTTTCACCTAAAATACGGACTTCTCTCTCAAGAGTGACACCAGAGTGTTCCTTGACTTTTTCAATCACAGACTCAATCAAGTCCTCGTAGTCTTTGGCCGTTCCGTCAGCAACATTAATCATAAAACCTGCGTGTTTTTCTGAGACTTCAACACCACCGATACGATAACCTTTCAAGCCAGCTTCTGAAATTAATTGACCTGCAAAATGCCCTACTGGACGCTTAAAGACCGAACCACAAGATGGATATTCTAAAGGTTGCTTGAGTTCACGTAGATGCGTCAAACGATCCATTTCTTGCTTGATAACCTGATGACTTCCTGGAGCAAGGGCAAATTTAGCTGACAAGACAACTGCACCAGATTCTTGAATGGCTGATTGGCGGTAACCAAAAGCCAAATCTTTGGCAGACAGGGTCTCGATTTCTCCGTCCTTGGTCAAAACCTTACAAGACTGCAAGATATGGGCAATCTCGCCACCATAGGCACCCGCATTCATAAAGACAGCACCGCCAACGCTTCCAGGAATGCCGCAAGCAAACTCAAAGCCAGTCAAACTGTGACGAAGGGCAATGCGAGTTGTTTCAATCAAGTTAGCACCAGCTTCAGCTTCAATGGTATAGCCATCAACGGAAACATTATTAAGCTTGTCACACAAGATAACAAATCCACGAATCCCACCATCACGAACGATGATGTTGCTGGCATTCCCAAGAACCATCCAAGGGATATTTTCTTGATTGGCAAATTTGACAACGCGAGCCAACTCAAAACGATTTCGTGGAAAGACCAAATAATCGGCCTCTCCACCTACTTTTGTATAACTATAGCTATGCAAGGGTTCCTTGAAACGGATATCAATCCCTTCTAAGATTTCAAGCATTTTTTCTTTTACTGACATGACACTCTTCCTTTTACAAAATTCATTCCATTATACCATTTTTAAGACCATTTGACGACCCTAAAAAAAATCTCGTTTGGTTTTTGCATAAGAAAAAGAGGTTCCCCCCTTTTTCTTATGATTTTTTGCAAAAGATTGCCTTAGTTCCATAGGCAACCAGAACAAGTTCAAGTGCTAGGACAATTTCAACCAAGACTGGATTGGTCAACCAGCCAACTTGGGCAAGAGATGGTGTCAGGTCAAAGAAGGCATGTAGTCCATAGGCCGCTAGGAGATAAATCCATTTTTTCTGGCGAACAGCTTGGTAAACCCAAACAGTCAAGAGTAATTGGAAACCTAGCGCCAAGATTCTCTCAAAACCAAGCAAATAAATCTGCCAGACTGATAGCGACTGAATAGTTTTCAACATATTTTCAGACAGCAATTGCATGACCTGTGGATTCTGAGTTTGAACTGCTGAGAGAACGATGTAGAGATTAATCAAACTAGTAAGACCTAGGAAAATCAACTCCAAGCCACCATGCCCCAATCCATAAGCCAAGGCATCTGCCTTTTCCAAACTTCTCTTTTTCTCCAACCATTTGAAGAAAATAAGACGAGCAGTTTCCTCAAAAAATGCTGCCATGGCTAAACCATAGATGATATAGACAAGCGGATGGTCTTGCAAGAGGGCAATACTACCGTCTTTTTGAGGATGTAAAACGAAGATATGCACCAGTTTTTCCAAAATCTGTGAAGAGACAAAGAAGGCTACAGCCCCCAAGCCCAAAACAGCTAAATTAATCTGGTACTTCTTTTTGGCATACCAAATGCTCCCTATTAGAAAAGTCAGCAAAAACACAATGGTAATAATGATATGAATGTTCATTTTCTTCTCCTATTCTGCCTTTTCAATATCTTTTTTCATCTCATCAACATTGAACTTGGCAAACAAGTATTGGCGGTCTTGAACTGGGAAACGTTGGTCTAATTGGTCAACTGCCCCCACTTCGATGATTCCTTCTTTTATGACAAAATCCATGACATGCCCACCGAAGGTCAAGTCATCTGAGATGAAGTGCAGATGGTAGCCTGCCACACTAACTCCATGAAAAATCTCTGGCGTCCAGAAACCAACGATGGTTCCTGCGACATTGTCACGACGATATTCAGGTTGATGGGTTGCAACATCAGCAAACTTGGTCTCTGGTGTTGACTTGGGAATCATGCGCACATGCATATGTGAAAATTCCCCACGAATCTTGATAGAGCGGAAAAGATTTTCCCCGTCATAATAAGACTCAATTCGCTCCTCCAATTCCTTGTCCGTCATCTCAAAGCGCTGTCGGAAAATAACCTCTGCCTGATGCGGTACTACTGCTGCATAAGGAATAAGGGCATCTGGTGACACCTCCACAATCTCTGGCTGGTCGCCTGATCCTTTGGCCTGATAAGCCTTGCCATCCAAGACAATCAATTCTCCATCAATGGAATCCAAGGTTCCCAAACCAAGGTCACCATGCTCTAGCAATTCTCCTACTGTCATAGTCCCACCATAAAGGCCAGCCATCAAGGCTCCAAGGGTATTGTATTGAAATAATTTCACTGGTTCCTGCACGTTCTTATCCATTCACTTTCTTGTCTGTTATTCTATAAATGTTACTCCTAAGTATACCACATTTGCCCCTAGATGTGAACGAGAGAAACACCCTAGACATTGCCAAGAAGGAAAAAAAAGGGTACAATGTAACAAAATCAAGGGAGGTCTGGAATGAAGAAACAAAGCAAGTACCAAGAGGTCGTATCTTATCTGAAAAACGGTATCGAGTCTGGACGCTTTCCAACGGGAAGTCGCCTGCCTTCTATTCGTCAACTGAGCCTTGACTTTCACTGTAGCAAGGACACTATTCAGAGAGCCCTACTGGAATTACGGCACGAACAATACCTCTATGCCAAGCCCCAGAGTGGCTACTATGTCCTAGAACAAGGGCAACACCAGGACCTAGAAATTGAGGTTACCGACGAACATGCCAGTGCCTATGACGATTTCCGACTCTGTGTCAATGAAACCCTGATTGGACGGGAAAACTACCTCTTCAACTACTATGACAACCAAGAAGGATTAGAAGACTTAAGGCAATCCATTCATAAACTCCTCTTTGACCAAGCTCTCTACTGCAAGGCTGATCAACTGGTACTGACTTCTGGAACTCAACAAGCCCTTTTTATCCTTTCTCAAATATCCTTTCCTAGCCAAGCCAAGGAAATCTTGGTGGAACAGCCGACCTACCATCGAATGAATCGCCTCTTGATTGCTCAGGGATTGGACTATCAAACGATTGAACGAGGCATTGATGGAATTGACTTGGAGGAACTGGAAAGCCATTTCAAGACAGGAAAGATCAAGTTTTTCTATACCATTCCTCGTTTTCACTATCCTCTGGGGCATTCCTATTCTGAGCAGGACAAACGGGCTATTCTTGACTTAGCTGCCAAGTATGGGGTCTATATCGTAGAGGACGACTATCTGGGGGATTTGGACTCTAAAAAGGGCCAGACCTTCCACTATCTGGATACAGAGGAGCTGGTCATTTATATCAAGTCCTTCTCAACCAGCCTCTTTCCAGCCCTGCGGATAACGGCACTCATCCTTCCAAATGCTATCAAGGAAGCCTTTGTGGCCTACAAAAATATCCTAGATTACGATAGCAACCTCATCATGCAAAAGGCCCTGTCACTCTATATTGACAGTCAATTATTTGAGAAAAATCGGCTAGCTCGCTTATCCAATCAGGAAGCTTACCAAAAACAAATCGAGGAAAAACTAGCTAAAACACCTTGTCCCCTTCCTCATTTTCCCCTACACGATGGTTTATTGCTAGACCTGAGACGGTATCCTAAAATCGCCAGCCTCAAACACAGTCAACTGAAATTGGACTTCTTTGAGAAAGCTTACTTGGATACCTGCCCTTATCAATTTGCCAAGGTGTCCTTAGAGAACCTAGAAAATGTTTTAAACTATTTAAAAGCAGAATTGGAATGATCTCCAACTCTGCTTTTTCTTATTCTTCAACTTCTGTTAAGGTTGCCGCTTTTTCAAGATATTTTTGGTAGGTACCGTCATCCTTGAGTTTTTGGATGACCTTGTCCACCACTTCTTTCAAATCAGCACTATTTTTTCTAAGGGCAACTGCATTAGCTTCGCCGTCCTTCATCTTCAAGCTGACAGTTGCGACAGCTAAGTCGGCGTTTTTAGCAGCATAGCTAAGGGCAACAGGCTCATCCATGTGAACAGCATCAACTTTTCCAGCCTGCAATTCATTAACTGCTTCACCCATATTAGTTAGGGAAGTCAGCTGAGCTTTTGGCAATTGTTCCTTGACCATAGACTCTGGAACAGTCCCTTTTTGGGCTGCAATATTAGCACTTTCAAGGCTAGTTAAATCCTTGTATTTTTCTACATCAGCCTTACGAACTAAGAAACTAATCTTGTTTTCATAGTAAGGGATTGAAAAATCAAAGACTTCTTTTCTCTCGTCAGTAGCGCTAATTCCCGCAACTGCTAGGTCAGCCTTACCAGTTTGAAGACTGGTCAAGACATTGTCAAAACTCATGCTTGAAATTTCCAACTTCACCCCAAGTTCATCAGCGATAGCTTGGGCCATATCAATATCCGCACCGACTACCTGATTTTTTCCGTCAACTAAAGACTGAAATTCAAAAGGTGCATAGTCAGGACTGGTCGCCACAACTAATTTCCCCTTTTGCTTAATGGCCTCAACAGCTGACTGAGAACCATTAGAACCCGACTGGCAAGCTACTAAGAAGAAACTTGCAAGAAAACTACATAAAACAAATATCCATTTTTTTGATTTCATAAATAAACAACCTCTCTGTTAATTTTGTATAATTATAACGCTATCCAAGTTGCTTGTCAAGTATTTTTCTTACATTTTCATAAAATATATTTACTAAAAAATAGAAATACAGTGGTTAGTTTATCTATCTATTGGGAACTTATTTTCAAAAAAATCATTTATCATATCTTGATGCTGCTGGTTTACAATTGCAATATTTTGTATGTCACTATGATCAAAAAATCCTAATTCTAAAGTTTCATCACTTGTAAAAAAATTTGTAGAGATAGAAGTTTCAGATGAAACTAAATACAAGATTGTAAGAACTTGAGCCTCATCACCATTCGGATAACTGTCTGAATATTTTGTATAAACATTTAAGAGTTTTTCCACCCTCACTTCGACTCCTGTTTCTTCATAAAACTCTCGCACTAAAGCTTCTAAAGCCGATTCTCCTAATTCAAGAGCACCACCTGGTAATCCCCACGTTCCTTTATCTGCTCGTTTTTGTAATAAAATTTTTCCTGATTGACTTAATATTCCACAGGTAAAATTTAAAATAATTTTATCTTTTCCAACTTTTTTTCTGATATTCTGTATGTAGTTCATTATTCACCTCTGACAAAGTAAACTATCTATACAATGAAAGCTTACTGTATTAAAAAGTAAGCTTTCACAATAATTTTATCCTTTGAATACTTTATAGTTCGACAATCTTACCTGTTTCAAAGTAAACAACCCATTCACAGATATTTTTGGCATAGTCTCCAATACGTTCCAAGAAGGCAATCACTTGGAAGTAATCACGACCTGTAACAATGGCATCAGGATTTTTTTTGATTTCTTCTGTAGCCAAGTCACGAATACTATCAAAGTAATGGTTGATTTTTTCATCCATTGCTGCTACTTCATAGGCCTGGCCTACTGAACCATTCAGATAGAGTTCTAGGGCTGCTTCAACGAAGTTCTTGACATCGCGACCCATTCTCTTGATTTCTTCTTCAACAGCTGGGATACGTTGCTCCCCCTTCATACGAATGGCTGCTCTTGCAATGGAAACAGCATGGTCCCCCATACGTTCCAAGTCTGATACAGCCTTCAAGACTGTTAGAACAGTACGCAAGTCCTGAGAAACCGGTTGTTGAAGGGCAATCATTTCAAATGATTTCTTCTCCAATTTCACTTCGTATTCGTTTACTTCTGCATCATCTTCGATAACTTCCTTGGCCAAATCACGGTCATGCGTAACAAAGGCACGCACTGTCCGATTGATTTGGGATAGCACTTCTTGTCCCATAGCATAGAACTGGTTGTGCAATTTCTCTAAATCTTCCTCAAATTGAGAACGTAACATCATTTATCTCCTTATCCAAATTTTCCTGAAATATAATCTTCTGTTTCCTTGTGTTGTGGGTTGAGGAACATCTTCTTGGTATCGTTAAACTCGATCAGATCTCCATCTAGGAAAAATCCTGTCTTGTCAGAAATACGAGAGGCTTGTTGCATGGAACGCGTAACCAAGAGCATGGTGTATTTATCTTTTAAACCATACAAGGTTTCCTCAATCTTACCAGCCGAGATAGGGTCCAGAGCTGAAGTCGGTTCATCCAAGAGAATGATTTTAGGACTGGTTGCCAAGACACGAGCAACACAGACACGTTGTTGTTGTCCACCTGAAAGCCCGATAGCTGAATCATGCAGGCGATCCTTGACCTCATCCCAGATAGAAGCTCGTTGCAAGGCTTTTTCTACTGCTTCATCCAGAACCTGCTTATCCTTAACTCCATTGATACGAAGCCCGTAAACAACATTTTCGTAGATAGACATAGGGAAAGGGTTCGGTTGTTGAAAGACCATACCGATTTCCTTCCGCAATTCAACTGTATCTGTACGTGGGCTGTAGATGTTGTGACCATTATAAACTACTGAACCAGTTGTGGTTACCTCTGGATTGAGATCACCCATGCGGTTGATAGCCTTTAGGAGGGTTGATTTCCCTGATCCAGATGGACCGATCAAGGCTGTAATTTCCTTAGGTTGGAAAGATAGGGAAACACTATTCAAGGCCTTCTTTTGATTGTAGTAAACGGACAGGTCTGACACCTGTAAAATCGCTTCTTTCATACTGTTTCCTTTCTATCCAAAGTGTCCTGTTACGTAGTCATTGGTTGACTGTAGTTTGGCATTTTGGAAAATATTAGAGGTCTTATCATACTCTATCAAGTCACCCAAGTAGAAAAATCCTGTGTAGTCACTAGCACGCGCAGCCTGCTGCATACTGTGGGTCACGATGATGATGGTAAAGTCCTTCTTTAA from Streptococcus mitis encodes:
- a CDS encoding PLP-dependent aminotransferase family protein — its product is MKKQSKYQEVVSYLKNGIESGRFPTGSRLPSIRQLSLDFHCSKDTIQRALLELRHEQYLYAKPQSGYYVLEQGQHQDLEIEVTDEHASAYDDFRLCVNETLIGRENYLFNYYDNQEGLEDLRQSIHKLLFDQALYCKADQLVLTSGTQQALFILSQISFPSQAKEILVEQPTYHRMNRLLIAQGLDYQTIERGIDGIDLEELESHFKTGKIKFFYTIPRFHYPLGHSYSEQDKRAILDLAAKYGVYIVEDDYLGDLDSKKGQTFHYLDTEELVIYIKSFSTSLFPALRITALILPNAIKEAFVAYKNILDYDSNLIMQKALSLYIDSQLFEKNRLARLSNQEAYQKQIEEKLAKTPCPLPHFPLHDGLLLDLRRYPKIASLKHSQLKLDFFEKAYLDTCPYQFAKVSLENLENVLNYLKAELE
- a CDS encoding ABC transporter substrate-binding protein; amino-acid sequence: MKSKKWIFVLCSFLASFFLVACQSGSNGSQSAVEAIKQKGKLVVATSPDYAPFEFQSLVDGKNQVVGADIDMAQAIADELGVKLEISSMSFDNVLTSLQTGKADLAVAGISATDERKEVFDFSIPYYENKISFLVRKADVEKYKDLTSLESANIAAQKGTVPESMVKEQLPKAQLTSLTNMGEAVNELQAGKVDAVHMDEPVALSYAAKNADLAVATVSLKMKDGEANAVALRKNSADLKEVVDKVIQKLKDDGTYQKYLEKAATLTEVEE
- a CDS encoding NUDIX hydrolase; the protein is MNYIQNIRKKVGKDKIILNFTCGILSQSGKILLQKRADKGTWGLPGGALELGESALEALVREFYEETGVEVRVEKLLNVYTKYSDSYPNGDEAQVLTILYLVSSETSISTNFFTSDETLELGFFDHSDIQNIAIVNQQHQDMINDFFENKFPIDR
- the phoU gene encoding phosphate signaling complex protein PhoU: MLRSQFEEDLEKLHNQFYAMGQEVLSQINRTVRAFVTHDRDLAKEVIEDDAEVNEYEVKLEKKSFEMIALQQPVSQDLRTVLTVLKAVSDLERMGDHAVSIARAAIRMKGEQRIPAVEEEIKRMGRDVKNFVEAALELYLNGSVGQAYEVAAMDEKINHYFDSIRDLATEEIKKNPDAIVTGRDYFQVIAFLERIGDYAKNICEWVVYFETGKIVEL
- the pstB gene encoding phosphate ABC transporter ATP-binding protein PstB, which encodes MKEAILQVSDLSVYYNQKKALNSVSLSFQPKEITALIGPSGSGKSTLLKAINRMGDLNPEVTTTGSVVYNGHNIYSPRTDTVELRKEIGMVFQQPNPFPMSIYENVVYGLRINGVKDKQVLDEAVEKALQRASIWDEVKDRLHDSAIGLSGGQQQRVCVARVLATSPKIILLDEPTSALDPISAGKIEETLYGLKDKYTMLLVTRSMQQASRISDKTGFFLDGDLIEFNDTKKMFLNPQHKETEDYISGKFG